The Acanthochromis polyacanthus isolate Apoly-LR-REF ecotype Palm Island chromosome 10, KAUST_Apoly_ChrSc, whole genome shotgun sequence genome includes the window atttctttggaggttgctctgggctctttggatacaattccaacgatccgtctcttcaatttgtcatcaattttcctcttgcggccacgtccagggaggttggctactgtcccgtgggtcttgaacttctgaataatatgagccactgttgtcacaggaacttcaagctgtttagagatggtcttatagcctttacctttaagatgtttgtctataattttttttcggatgtcctgggacaattctctccttcgctttctgttgtccatgttcagtgtggtacacaccttttcaccaaacagcagggtgactacttgtctccctttaaataggcagactgactgattatgagtttgaaaacacctgtgatgtcaattaaatgacacacctgagttaatcatgtcactctggtcaaatagttttcaatcttttatagaggtaccatcatttttgtccaggcctgtttcattagtttgttttttaaaataattatgttaatcaacaattcaaaagtgatggctgtttttgattatttaattttcaatacatttttatttattgttacttttgtgagtttcaagtgatttcagtgagaattgtgggtttttccttctttaactgaggggtaccaacaattttgtccacgtgtgtatattagaCAAATTGCAACACTTTTTTTAACCAACTGACTCCAAACTAACATTAGGTATGTGATTATAAAAACATTAGCTTGTTGAAACTAATTTGAAATTGCATGTTGCACTGACTTTGAAATGTTGATATTCAGACCTGTTGGTATTCAGGAAATGATCTAAGTCAGTCATTCTTCTTGTCGGTTCATTAGTCCAGTTTGCTCTTTCTCGACTAAAGTGCTGGACTTCAATTGCAAACTGTTGAATACTGTAGTCCACAGAATGACAAACTACACATGGTTGACGAAAGgtgaaatgttgcaaaaaatcTTCTTTACTCCTAATTAAGTGGCTAAGGTGGAATGTAATTAAGTCCATTGACAATGGCAGTAATAAATTCACAAAGTCGCCAGTTCTTCTTGGCTAATTAAACCAAAAGCGCCACGGCAGTGGATTTTTCTGACCTACCTAGGTGAGATGTCACAGCCCTGTCGCATGAAGGCTCCGAGGGAGAACCACAGGCTGTTGAATATGCCAAACTCGTTAGTCGACTCATTGGTCTGGATCTGGCCATCCTCGTACTCCTCAGTGTGCCACTCATAGGGGCTGAAGCGGCTCACAAGGAACAGCACGACGCTGACGCCGATGTAGGCAAAAACAATGCACATCCAGATCTCGTAAGCCAGTGGATCCAGGAAGGAGAACACTCCAGGCTTGGATTTCTGAGGCTTCTTGATCATGATGGAGATTCCCAGAGACATGAAGGGTTTGGAGAAGTCGATCACCTCTTCTCGCACCAGTGTGATGGTCAACGGAGCAACTGCGATGTCGGCTTTCTGTCAAGTCGAGTCATACGATTTAggaattaaaaaagcaattaagattttgattcattttcaaGATGCTACAAATCTACCTTGGAAAATAAACATCACCATTAAAACATCTCTTTAAGATGATGGTACCATAGTAAGCAACACTGTGTTGTCAATAAGAGACTGAAGTCGCCTCTTTTAAAAGCCTTAAAGCAGATATCTTAAACTGAGCAGATTAACTCACCCCATACACTAACTCTCCAACCATCCCGTTCCAGATTTTGGTCTCTGCATCTCTGGCTCCATACTTGCCATCCCCGACTATTTTCAGCTGATATTTGAAGCCACAGTGCTTTGCTATCTCTGCAGCCAGATCTACACAGTAACCCTCATAGCGTTCGTTGTCAACAAAAAGGTCGGCGTTCTTTTTCAGCATTACATACGGAGCTTCCTGAAGGACagggacaaaaacagaaaatgctgttCAGCACAAGAGGTTTGGGTTACGGTGTTAAAAGCAGCTTCAAAGACAAAGGTCTCTCACTGGGCTGACAGTTCATTATGGAAACAAGAAGGAACTGGTATTGAAAGGAAGCACAGCCTTGTAGCATTAAATTAGTGGCCTAGTGTCCTTCTAGTAGTgtgcacaataaaaaaaaaaaacagatacacACAAACTACCTCCTCTCCTTCATGGAAAATTAATCATGGcattaaaaatatcacaaaccCATGGCAAAAAAGATGTGGTTATATACCATCTTTGGCATTGGAAAATTGGTGCCCAGTGGCCTTTAGAGTTGTTTCACCAGCTAATTAAAATCAGAAGAGACTTGATATAATGacttaaaaaaattctgtgcacTGTGGAATAGTTATTCAATTACACTTTATAAGATTTACCAAGATAGTGGTGACAataactgttttgttttccattccTGTTGTGTCGTTTGAAAAGACATCCGATTTGGTAACAGCCATTTTGTCAACTTCATTCCAGTAGCCAATCTGGTGGGAAAAATGcacaatgaaatgaaaacagcagatcTATTGTTATGCTTAAATGCTAAAAGTGCTTCACACATAGCCTGAGGTTACTATTCTATTCCTTCACAacatacatgtacacaaaacacattttaattacattCTCTAAAATTAAATGCCTCGTTTTTAACTTCATTTCAAGAAAAGATGACACTTACCTTGACAGGTCCGTTACTCTTTAACTCCATTATATTTACTGAGTAATTGACTCTCTTGCCATGTTGATCAAACTGGATGGTTCCCGTCAAGCCTTCCACTCGCACCTTAGAGATTCAAGATCATGCAGTTACAACATGCCAAGGTAAAACTAGCTTTTAGACTGCTCACATGAACACAGTTTGTGATGTACTACTAGCTGGATGAAGGTTTATGAAGAATTTTAGGAGCTACAAAAAAGTTTTCTAAACTGTTGCAAATTTGTGAGGTGTTTCAATTGTGAATATGATAATAGTACGATAGCAACCATTCAACCTGCTGGAGTTGTGCAGTTTGTATGAAAAAAGTTGTTGATTGCTGAAACGTATTGTAATATAAATGCTAAATTAATTCTAGCAGCCATGCAATGATGTAATCACTAAAAACATACTGTTTCTCAGGCAGTCTTCATCTTGGATATTAATAGTGAATCAACTAATTGGGTGCACATAGATTTGCCAGTAATTCATGTTTGGGCAGCCTGATATAAAGAGACACTTTGTGTGTTAGTGGAGCACAATTTTTGCATTTCGTGTTTCATTGCATGCTACGCAATGACCCGTCTACTTGGCCCTTACCCGAACCATCTCACATGTTATTTTAGCATATACTGacaaagagcagaaaaagaggagaaataaCACCCAGAATATTTCAGAAATTTGCTATTTATACCCAGTTTCATGACGTCAAATTGGGATTTGAAGTAATGTCTGAACTTCTTCTATTGACAATGTGATACAACTACCAAGTATGTACTGcggtttattgtttattgtttattggatCCCCATTAGTTGTCACCATGGTGATGACTGTTCTTCCTGGGGTCCCtaaaaaaataggacaattccCAAAatagaaatcatgaaaaatacaacataaaatataaaacaaggaATTAAATTATTCTCATAAACTAActcaaatcataaaataaaaatagatataaGCATACATCATAACGTGTGCGTGCACacaccctctcacacacatcaaATTCTTAAAGGGTCATATAGTATGCATACACAGTACAAGTATAAATACATAGTACAAACACctacatgcacatgcacatacGTACGCACACATGTGCCTACGcatacacagacacattcaGAGATCAGCTCATTAAGAGCTGTCTCTATACAGtttaaactaaaaatacaaaaataaggcaCTCTGCAGCTTTACAGACATCAATCAACTAAATTTAACCTAATTTCTTTACTCAAAACCGCTTTTTTCAATTCCCTTCTAAATCCTGATTTTTTACACTTAAGAATGAGGCAGTAAGGAAGTCCATTCCAATATGCAATAGCTCTGTACAATACAGTTCTTTTCAGTGCATTTGTCCTAGGTCTAGGTAGTCTGAGACGACAGCTTAAGGCCTGTCTGGTTTCATAATCATGTGTGATCTTGATAGGTACTAATCTAGAAAATAAGCTACTGGGTTTACATGAAGTACAGATATTattcaaatacaaaataagGCTGCACGCCAATCTCTCCTCTACTTTCATCCAGGAGAGTTTATCATGCCTAGCAGTTACATTATTCCTAATAGAACAGTGAAGTGCCAGTCGTGCAGCTCTATTCTGAGCGAGCTGGAGTTTAGCAAGTTCTTTTTTTGAGGTGCCAGACCATATTACAGGGCAGTAGTCAAGGTGGGATAAGACTAATGATTGAATAACAAGCTTGATTGTTGtgtcagttaaaaaaacaagcacattttcttatgtttgaaatacttttactcattttactgACTATATTGTTTATGTGAGTAGACCAAGATAATGTTTCATCTATAGTAATGCCCAGCAGTTTGGCTTCTCTAACTTGCTCAATAGCTGCACCATATATGTGGTGTCTATGGTGTGAATGATTGAAGCTAATGTCTCGTCTTATCCAGGCTTGAGTACTCAATAACTACTTTGCCATGATGCCATTATCCGGTACCCATGTGGACTGGACACACTTCAGGAAGCGATGCCATCAGCAGATTACTGCTACAGGTTCAGAGAAGGCAAATGAAAAGTATTGAAAGGGTTCAGCATTCAGCATACTCTCAAGTATAACAGTGTTCAGAAACCTCTTCTCTGACAGTTTGGTTGCCCAAGATTGGTGCTTGTGAGGTCTTAATGGCCCTCATCTTCTTTTCCCAAGTTCCCCAAAGTGTAGAGCAGGGTGGGAGGGATCGTGGAGAAGTGCACTTTGCTTGCTGTTactctctcctcttcttcaaAGTTAGTGCCATGATcctaaatgacttcaaatggGATTTCTTGCTGAGctacaaagcagcagaaaaacataaTGAAACTATTGGTGGCCAGATTGGAGAGGAAATTGCGGCAAAGTCTCAGCGTGTGTTGCGATACTTGAAAAGTATTCTTCATCTATTTTCTTATTGGCAGCCAACTTAAATAACAAAGGGACCAAGGGTGAAATAGTTCACATGGAGGCCTTGGCAGTCTTCATGTAAACACAGTTTGGCAGCATTCCTTATCAGACACATTGGGTGCATCCTCAAAGCCCAGCAAATGCACTGAATGGATTTCATATTTAGGGATGCCATGAAGTTTCCATTTTATTTGACTGACATCAACACTAAGGTAAGCGTTAGATGTATTTGCCATCATATTGTGCAGTTTGATATGTAGACCTGGCAAGCAACTGATATCAAAGTGTGAGACGAGTGTGTGTAGGTCATTCAGAAACTCACTAGTATAGATTTATATTTTCTGCTGTCTGGATGTGAATGTCAATTTGGTTTTCACTGCGTGTCTCCAATGTTGAATCTGGTAGTTGCCTCTGAGGTTGTAAACATTCCTCAGGATGGTGTATTTTATACTTAACCAAGagttttgtgatatttaatGTAGTGCTGCAAGATAAATGTTGTCATTGCATGATCCAGATTCTCACTTTTACAGTCTGTCACACTTACAGAGCAATTGTTCAGTCAAGACTGATTTGCTtacatagatagataaatactttattaatcctgagggaaattcaagtatCTGTACTGTCAGTAATTTTCACCAAACTCTGTATCAATGTTGTTTTCCTCTTTCATCAGAGGACCAATAATTTCAGCATCTCACTGCAGTTTTATAACTCGGCACGTCCTTTGAGATACTTTGAATCCATCTTTGCAGAGAAATAGGAGAAAGCTTTAGATATGTCTGACCTGCCCTCTAGGAACAGctagcaaaaaaataaagtctAATTCTTATCAAAGCCCCTCACTTTCTCCTCACTTTGTGGGAACCTTCGAGGCTAGGGGCTTATCTATCTTCCAAACATGTTTGATCCAGACCCAGTGCTGCATCTCTGAATCTTGTCTTCTTGGATTCACTACAGGGAGCGATTCTTCATCTTGCATAAGCATGTCCAGACTTCATGAGTACCAGGTAGCAGCTTCAAGTACTGATCAATTCTGGAAATGTTTCCTGATATTACCTCTGATATTACCAACTGATAtcttatttctaaaaaaaataaaataaaaaaatcccaccCTACATAGATCCTGTGTTGTGGACCAATGTTTAATCTGCTCCTCCTACAAAGAGTTCAGGGATTTTTTCACAAGTTTAGATAGAGAAGACAGAGTGGTAGAGAtacagatgaaagaaaaaacctTTTAAGACCTTGGCAGCTGGTTAATCGTTCTTTTAGAAATCCAATATGATAGCCCAGAACCCCTGGTGCAACATCCTCATTTCAAAGACATGAGTTTGTCTTCTCAGATAAAGAGGGTCATACTCAAGATGTAATGTCAGATCAAGTAAACAGTTTCTGATTATAAATGCATAACATCAAAAGATTCAACTGTGATCTGTTGCTCTGCATTTAAAAGGCAGAATCATTTCAAGTTCACCTTCCAAATTTGGAAGCCAAAACCTACGGAGAGATAAAAGATAAATCCACTTTAGCCCCACTTTTGTGCCTCATATCTCAGCAGGAGTGCAGCTGAGGTTGCTTTGTATCAGAGCTCAAAGGACGATCTGTGGGCAGACTGCTGTTTGTATAGAAGTCATACGCTGTGAAAACATCAGTGTTTGAGCAACATCTGTGAAGTTCTTTCTTGCCTTTGCGAGTGTTTGTCCTGAAGGAGACCTGCTGTTACCAGGGCTACAGGCCTCCACTAAGAAAAGCGGAGAGTTACCTGTTTCAGCGCCCGCTCGATCTCCACCCCCTGAGCCCACGGCACGGCGGGGTTGGCCAGGCAGTCGCCATTGTTGGCCCTCCTGGTGAAGTCAATGCGCTGTTTGTGCAGGTACCTGAAGGCTTCGGTCATCACCTGTACAGCGTCGTAGGTCAGCGCTGATGTGTACTACAGCAGgagaaaagggaaaaattaTGGGTTGTTCTCCTCCCAGGCTAACCTTTAGCTCTGGCTGTGACGTTAACCTTCACCTAAGCACAGCAAGCCTGCTCTTCATTCTAATCTTAAAGGCCCAATAAAGCAATATTCTATAAGTTTTAGGCCGCAACACCTCCTCATCCTTATAgagtaatatttatttaaaagtgcTGTACTCAGCTATTTTGGTAAATTATGTAGGCTTTTTATAAAAGGAAGCCTTCTATCTGTGATTCACTTTCCCAAAACTGTATGTCTTCAGCAGAAATCAATAGACCTGGTGCTGGGAGCCATAGACGGTGTAGGAAAGCCCTAAATCGATTTGTTGATAACAGCAGAAATACAGAATATGCCTGTCctattctttaaaaaagaaaaaagcataaCTTTAAATGTAGTCCTAAAGTTGTGAGAGAAGTAACATACCAAGAAATGATTCATACACAGGAGACAGCACACTTTGCTGATGTCTAACAGTAAAGCTGGTGAATATTGAGTTGCAGCAAAGGACACCAGAAAGATGAGAGAGGACAAAGATCTAACACTCCAGGACACCATTAGTGATTCTTCAATAATTATTTTTGTCAGCTTGTCTTGAGTGTACAGATTTCATTACAACTGTATTCCATTTGTGCAAGAAAGGTGGGTTCTAATTGGCAAGAGTGAGCTTTGCTCCACTTTGGATGACTTTGGAACTCGTCTCAACAACATCCATACATCCCTTCTCGATGACTTGGGGCACTCTACTTTGAAAACATCAAGTCTTTGCCTCAAGTCAACCCATAGACCTCAAGCACAACCTTGCCTCATCAACTTTTAGCATAATTAGCCAACAAAAGACGCTTCAACAGAGAGCTGTAACCTTAAATTCATCAAACAAATGAGGCTGACCAACATGAGTCACTTTGTCGATAAAGTAAATAAAGTATCCTCAGAAGCTCTaaacaacacatgcacacacacaaactcctgCTCATTATCCTCCTTCAAATTATATGCATCCTGTCCTAATTAGAGAGTACATTATATGTTGCATGCTGGTggctctttttcattttttttttatatctgttATGTTCATGTTATAGACTCCTCTAAAATGTGTTCTCTTACGTAAATGTCAGAAGGTATTTTCATCCAGATTTGAGCAATTTTTAGCGGTCTGTCTGGGTAGCCTAAAGAAAAACTTGAACTTTaacaaatctgaagaaaaatggtgtaaaaatacatttcagtaattgtcattttttggttatttgtgAGTCATAGAGAACTCATATTAAAGGCTGATGAAGCCTAAACAGTAGCATAAATTGaacacttttttccccagtgTATCACCCTGATTTTATTTGCACTGCATGAAATGATTCAAATTAAATAGAAATGTAGCATTGAACTCATGAGAAAATGTATGTGGGTTTGTTGAACAATGCATTAAAATCTTTGCGTGTTTAATAATGTaaagagtgtgtgcatgtgagcgAGTAAGAGTCTGCATAATTTACTCCGAGGTTACAAACACATTACAACAACTCAGGCCCTTGTGCTAAAGAAGACATTTCAAGCGAACAGTTCTGTGCTGTAAATAAGAAATGCATGTTTGTGGGTATCTACTGCTGTGTGCACGCTGCAGCTCACCCTTATTTTGCTGTCAGCGCCTGGATATTCCTTTTCTTCCAGGGCCTCCCATCGCTGGTCAAATTTTGATACCAAAGGATCATCAAAGTCAACAATCTGAAAGCCTGAAACGTTGGCTCCTCCATACTGAATTTTGGACAGGTCTCCATCAATGAAGccctaaaaatatcaaaacagaaCAATTGTATTACAGCATAAGAGTAGAAATTGAAGAAGTGTGTTATGCAATAAACGCAGAAGTAGTTCAAACTTACCAGATTGGCTATAATGTAGTGGTAGCCTTTAACATGTCTGCCGATCGTGATGACCTGCAGGGTTATGAGACAGACATATATTAAACAGTAGCATAGCAAACCTCCCACTAGAATAAAACGATATGTCTTAGGCAAACAATACAGCTTAATAAAAGACTTTTGAAAAACAAGttcctccttcatgttttcatttgacTCTCTGTCAGCTCTTTTAAAGGGAAGATATTTTGTCTTTATATGGGAAAACTACAATTCTTTATAACACCAAGAGATGGACAACCAAAGATAAGTCAATCATAAATATAGTAAAGGTTCAATCAAATCTATGCAAGTCTTCCCTGTATTCACCCATGGCAATTCACCACTAATAACCATACCGTAACGGACAATCTTAGCCATTATCAAATaggaaatacaaaataaataaaaaaaaacatttatagtCACAGATACTGCCAGACAGAGATTTCCAATTCCAGAGCCACTTCTCTTATCAGCAGAGcaacagataaaaaaagaagaaaataacatgAATATCTCTGCTACACCCCATTTCACTTCCCCacataaatgacacacctgaaaCTAATCCTGCTACTTGACTGGCACCTCCGTTTGTCAGCGAGGCAGATTTGAATAATAACGTCTTGTATCTTCTATGTAAAGGTCTTTAACATGAAAGCAAGAAACTTTCTGTATCCTAAACGGATAAAGAGGCAGTTAGGCTGTACACTGAATTTAGTCAGCTTTGGGTTAAACAGACATGCTTTAAATACTAATCAATAAGCCGCTCTCGTGGGTAAAAATAACCTGTtgatgtgcatttgttttgccTTTAATTGCAGTTTTGTTTACAGCCTAAATGAACAATTAGTGTAATTGTTGTGGGGTCTTTCTACATCTGCTGGGCAACCAGGTCCATGTGACAATCAACTGAATGTTACTTTTGTCCTACAATAGTAATTAAAGGACAATAGGGTTATTTCTGCACATTACTGCCCATCCTTTTGCAGCTTTATTTCCACTTCCCAATGCTGTTTTCACATAATGAGACACTTTGTACATTCAATATTATATCACTAGtgtggtcaaaatttgaatttgtTCTCTGAAACTGGAGACATTTCGCCTTGACTACTTGAAATTATCAGTACTGGTGTAACAAACAGCATTCCATGcctttaaatgtgtaaatactgtacctttaattttaattacatttaatattctgtagattttaaaattagaagccATTTTTATAGTATAGCATTGTACGGCAAGATTTTTCACAGTACTaacctttaatgttaatgttactaacctgcctttttgttattttatgttgttgcatgttagctgctgaacacttgacTTTCTCTCAGGACTAATAAATCTATCAGTATTTATTCATTCCAGAATGGGAATGTTACGTCGTCAGTCCctcaaaaacatgaaatgttctaaaaaaaactccacCCTCTGCTGTACCTGCTCCATGATGTCTTTCACTTTGTCCTGTTCACAGTCCAGGATcaccctcctctccttcttgtTCTCCAGATCTTGGAAGAGTGAGCGGTATGCTTCGTCCTTCCTCTCATCCTTCAGGTTCCCCACGTTGATGGCTGTCACCTGCCACTTCTTTTCCGCTGCTGTATCCAGAACAACCTGCAGCGTTGTTAGGCCTGAGGACATAACACAGTTAAAAACATTATTaactctctctgtctgtttgtctgtgggATAAATCGCTGCCGTTGAGAAGGTTTCGACTTATTCTCCTGAACAATCAAAACATGTATCCACCATCGTAGAGTAATAATTAAGGAGGATTTACGtgcattgtgtgtctttgtctttgtctctttgctGATGCTCCTGTTAAAACTATTTGTTAAATTCCCTGAAACTAGTTTTGCGATAATCTCTGGCATGTTTTTGGCCTCATACCATTTTTTTCTTGGCTCATGATAGACAAAGCTGCATGCAAATTTTAAGAGGCAAGCCATtgcaaagaagcaaaaaaaacagagggtaaaggcagaaaaaaataaattatgtgGCAGACAAGACCTGTTCAAAAACATGGTTCTGTTATTGCAGATGGACTGCATTCACTGTCTGCTTATTCCAACACTGTGGAGGTTTTTACAGTGTCTTATGTAAAGAGCTCATCAAGATGAGTCACAGCGTTTCTGCCATGAACCTGACCAACATGTGGGAGGAAAGTAGGTCTAACAATACACTTGACTGCATCAACACCAAAAGTTTCATACTGTATTGCTGCTTTATGACTGGATGTTtgtgctgcatgtttttttcacaCACATCTCTgagtatttttcttcttttcatagTGACGTTCGTGATAAAACAACCTCTACTGAAGCTCTCCTTGTAGGAAGGAAATAAAGTTGCAGCAAAACACAGCTGTTATGCTGACCAACTAGTCTTATTTTACTTATCGTGCTGAGAACAGAGCAACTGCGTAAATAatccaacaagaaaagcactcagacagcgcAGTCCTccgccaagactgctcagttgttgtgtaatttctgacggataagcttcggtaagtccgcagcggtggatttgtaggatcagcaggcagctgacgtagtgttcactcgttgtcatagttacagtgacgccgtgctgttGTGTCTCAGTGATACgaaaatccttaacaaatcagtggatcaagactataagccgcatcactgccaaaatctgatcaggtggtctttgtgttgtttctgaccttccctgaaaacttaATCCAAATGAGTTCTTCCGTTTTGGAG containing:
- the gria2b gene encoding glutamate receptor 2b isoform X3, whose protein sequence is MEKIVNLSVSVLLVLWGCALGGSPSVQIGGLFPRGADQEYSAFRIGMVQFGTSEFRLTPHIDNLEVANSFAVTNCFCSQFSRGVYAIFGFYDKKSVNTITSFCGTLHVSFITPSFPLDGNQQFIIQMRPDIKGPLLSLIEYYKWDKFAYLYDSDRGLTTLQVVLDTAAEKKWQVTAINVGNLKDERKDEAYRSLFQDLENKKERRVILDCEQDKVKDIMEQVITIGRHVKGYHYIIANLGFIDGDLSKIQYGGANVSGFQIVDFDDPLVSKFDQRWEALEEKEYPGADSKIRYTSALTYDAVQVMTEAFRYLHKQRIDFTRRANNGDCLANPAVPWAQGVEIERALKQVRVEGLTGTIQFDQHGKRVNYSVNIMELKSNGPVKIGYWNEVDKMAVTKSDVFSNDTTGMENKTVIVTTILEAPYVMLKKNADLFVDNERYEGYCVDLAAEIAKHCGFKYQLKIVGDGKYGARDAETKIWNGMVGELVYGKADIAVAPLTITLVREEVIDFSKPFMSLGISIMIKKPQKSKPGVFSFLDPLAYEIWMCIVFAYIGVSVVLFLVSRFSPYEWHTEEYEDGQIQTNESTNEFGIFNSLWFSLGAFMRQGCDISPRSLSGRIVGGVWWFFTLIIISSYTANLAAFLTVERMVSPIESAEDLAKQTEIAYGTLDSGSTKEFFRRSKIALFDKMWQYMRSAEPSVFVKTTAEGVLRVRKSKGKYAYLLESTMNEYIEQRKPCDTMKVGGNLDSKGYGIATPKGSSLRNAVNLAVLKLNEQGLLDKLKNKWWYDKGECGSGGGDSKEKTSALSLSNVAGVFYILVGGLGLAMLVALIEFCYKSRAEAKRMKVAKNAQNINPTSSQNSQNFATYKEGYNVYGIESVKI
- the gria2b gene encoding glutamate receptor 2b isoform X4; the protein is MEKIVNLSVSVLLVLWGCALGGSPSVQIGGLFPRGADQEYSAFRIGMVQFGTSEFRLTPHIDNLEVANSFAVTNCFCSQFSRGVYAIFGFYDKKSVNTITSFCGTLHVSFITPSFPLDGNQQFIIQMRPDIKGPLLSLIEYYKWDKFAYLYDSDRGLTTLQVVLDTAAEKKWQVTAINVGNLKDERKDEAYRSLFQDLENKKERRVILDCEQDKVKDIMEQVITIGRHVKGYHYIIANLGFIDGDLSKIQYGGANVSGFQIVDFDDPLVSKFDQRWEALEEKEYPGADSKIRYTSALTYDAVQVMTEAFRYLHKQRIDFTRRANNGDCLANPAVPWAQGVEIERALKQVRVEGLTGTIQFDQHGKRVNYSVNIMELKSNGPVKIGYWNEVDKMAVTKSDVFSNDTTGMENKTVIVTTILEAPYVMLKKNADLFVDNERYEGYCVDLAAEIAKHCGFKYQLKIVGDGKYGARDAETKIWNGMVGELVYGKADIAVAPLTITLVREEVIDFSKPFMSLGISIMIKKPQKSKPGVFSFLDPLAYEIWMCIVFAYIGVSVVLFLVSRFSPYEWHTEEYEDGQIQTNESTNEFGIFNSLWFSLGAFMRQGCDISPRSLSGRIVGGVWWFFTLIIISSYTANLAAFLTVERMVSPIESAEDLAKQTEIAYGTLDSGSTKEFFRRSKIALFDKMWQYMRSAEPSVFVKTTAEGVLRVRKSKGKYAYLLESTMNEYIEQRKPCDTMKVGGNLDSKGYGIATPKGSSLRNAVNLAVLKLNEQGLLDKLKNKWWYDKGECGSGGGDSKEKTSALSLSNVAGVFYILVGGLGLAMLVALIEFCYKSRAEAKRMKGVLGRMVG
- the gria2b gene encoding glutamate receptor 2b isoform X1 — encoded protein: MEKIVNLSVSVLLVLWGCALGGSPSVQIGGLFPRGADQEYSAFRIGMVQFGTSEFRLTPHIDNLEVANSFAVTNCFCSQFSRGVYAIFGFYDKKSVNTITSFCGTLHVSFITPSFPLDGNQQFIIQMRPDIKGPLLSLIEYYKWDKFAYLYDSDRGLTTLQVVLDTAAEKKWQVTAINVGNLKDERKDEAYRSLFQDLENKKERRVILDCEQDKVKDIMEQVITIGRHVKGYHYIIANLGFIDGDLSKIQYGGANVSGFQIVDFDDPLVSKFDQRWEALEEKEYPGADSKIRYTSALTYDAVQVMTEAFRYLHKQRIDFTRRANNGDCLANPAVPWAQGVEIERALKQVRVEGLTGTIQFDQHGKRVNYSVNIMELKSNGPVKIGYWNEVDKMAVTKSDVFSNDTTGMENKTVIVTTILEAPYVMLKKNADLFVDNERYEGYCVDLAAEIAKHCGFKYQLKIVGDGKYGARDAETKIWNGMVGELVYGKADIAVAPLTITLVREEVIDFSKPFMSLGISIMIKKPQKSKPGVFSFLDPLAYEIWMCIVFAYIGVSVVLFLVSRFSPYEWHTEEYEDGQIQTNESTNEFGIFNSLWFSLGAFMRQGCDISPRSLSGRIVGGVWWFFTLIIISSYTANLAAFLTVERMVSPIESAEDLAKQTEIAYGTLDSGSTKEFFRRSKIALFDKMWQYMRSAEPSVFVKTTAEGVLRVRKSKGKYAYLLESTMNEYIEQRKPCDTMKVGGNLDSKGYGIATPKGSSLRNAVNLAVLKLNEQGLLDKLKNKWWYDKGECGSGGGDSKEKTSALSLSNVAGVFYILVGGLGLAMLVALIEFCYKSRAEAKRMKMTFGDAMRNKARLSVTGSTGENGRVMTPEFPKAVHAVPYVRPDMGLNVSLTDLS
- the gria2b gene encoding glutamate receptor 2b isoform X2 — protein: MEKIVNLSVSVLLVLWGCALGGSPSVQIGGLFPRGADQEYSAFRIGMVQFGTSEFRLTPHIDNLEVANSFAVTNCFCSQFSRGVYAIFGFYDKKSVNTITSFCGTLHVSFITPSFPLDGNQQFIIQMRPDIKGPLLSLIEYYKWDKFAYLYDSDRGLTTLQVVLDTAAEKKWQVTAINVGNLKDERKDEAYRSLFQDLENKKERRVILDCEQDKVKDIMEQVITIGRHVKGYHYIIANLGFIDGDLSKIQYGGANVSGFQIVDFDDPLVSKFDQRWEALEEKEYPGADSKIRYTSALTYDAVQVMTEAFRYLHKQRIDFTRRANNGDCLANPAVPWAQGVEIERALKQVRVEGLTGTIQFDQHGKRVNYSVNIMELKSNGPVKIGYWNEVDKMAVTKSDVFSNDTTGMENKTVIVTTILEAPYVMLKKNADLFVDNERYEGYCVDLAAEIAKHCGFKYQLKIVGDGKYGARDAETKIWNGMVGELVYGKADIAVAPLTITLVREEVIDFSKPFMSLGISIMIKKPQKSKPGVFSFLDPLAYEIWMCIVFAYIGVSVVLFLVSRFSPYEWHTEEYEDGQIQTNESTNEFGIFNSLWFSLGAFMRQGCDISPRSLSGRIVGGVWWFFTLIIISSYTANLAAFLTVERMVSPIESAEDLAKQTEIAYGTLDSGSTKEFFRRSKIALFDKMWQYMRSAEPSVFVKTTAEGVLRVRKSKGKYAYLLESTMNEYIEQRKPCDTMKVGGNLDSKGYGIATPKGSSLRTPVNLAVLKLSEQGVLDKLKNKWWYDKGECGAKDSGSKEKTSALSLSNVAGVFYILVGGLGLAMLVALIEFCYKSRAEAKRMKMTFGDAMRNKARLSVTGSTGENGRVMTPEFPKAVHAVPYVRPDMGLNVSLTDLS